The Theobroma cacao cultivar B97-61/B2 chromosome 2, Criollo_cocoa_genome_V2, whole genome shotgun sequence genome includes the window ATACGGGTTCTTACCCGCAAACGAATTATCAGACGAGGTAAAGGCCGTGTTCACACGCGCCTTCGAGAAATGGTCTGCCGTTACGCCGTTGACCTTCACGCAAACGGATTCATTCTTCTCCGCCGACATTAAAATTGCTTTTTACAGCGGAGATCACGGAGATGGGGAGCCCTTCGACGGGGTTCTAGGAACTTTGGCTCACGCGTTTTCTCCGACAAACGGAAGGTTCCATTTGGACGCGGCGGAAAACTGGGTAGTGTCGGGCGATGTCACGACGTCTTCGCTGTCGTCGGCGGTGGATCTGGAGTCCGTGGCTGTTCACGAGATCGGGCATTTGTTGGGGCTGGGACATTCGTCGGTTGAAGATGCGATTATGTTCCCAACGATCTCTTCAAGAACAAGGAAAGTGGAGCTGGCGAATGATGATATAGATGGGATTCAGTCGTTGTACGGTAGTAATCCTAACTTTAATGGTTCGGCGACTACTTCGACTACTCAGGAGAGGGAAACTAGCGATGGTGAAGCCCGTTACTTGGGTTCACGGTGGGGCCTTGGCGTTTTCTTGACCGTCGGATTTAGCTTCTTATTTTTGTAGattattatgtaattattttatttgagtatattaattctttgtttttattggGTGATATTTATGCTGTGCTGCCCCATGCCATGAGGTTATTTGTTAGCCATATTGTTAGGGGTGTATATGTATTGATTTTTTAGTATACTTACAACTTGATTACACAGAtacttttaacttttttttttcttttaaagttcttTTTCCAGCGTTGGAGCTGGGTTTCAATTATGTCATGTTTGGACAAACAAAATTAGtcaaaggaaaattttaatttagacGAAACTCAAAATCATGAAATTTTGAGTACacaaattaaatcataaaacaTATGTAGATTAACATAACTACTTTTGGTACGAGTGATGtgatattaaattatattatggGAAATGTTACTTTCTATCttataattctattttttcttaaaatttgaatttaaaatttttaagttaaaatcttaaattctAATAAAGAGAGTATTCATAGATTTATCTTTTGCCTGTAAttatataagattaataaGTTGATTTTTGGATGTGAAATTAGATAAATCCAAGATAtaacatttcttttattgtatttcagcttttttttttcttttgcgaACACTGTTCCTTTATTTCTAGTCATTAGCAATTTGGGTTTACCAAAAACTTATGTGGATAGAAGTGGTACTTAtagtgaagaaaaaaatgggtGCAATGCGATATCTTTTGTTTGTTCAACCCGAGCTGGATTTCTATAAATGGATGACTGCGCCAGTACATTCATTATTTCACTGGGCCTCTCGCAATGAGACTCTCCTTCAAGGTTGGCGGAAAAGGGCACAATTCTGTAAAAGGACTTCGAATTATACCAACATTTCGATTTaagcttttattcttttatttgagTTAATTAACTTTTCAACTTGTTATTTTTCTAAACAAGTGAAATTTGGATTCATAATGTTGACATAATTAAAAGCTCAGTTAATTCAATTGTGTTGC containing:
- the LOC18609360 gene encoding metalloendoproteinase 2-MMP — protein: MKHQVFVITILVSLSSFASVSARFFPNITAIPPWPLPNATSLAPWDAFKKFAGCQSGEKRDGLSKLKQYFNNFGYIPNSPTNFSDDFNDELEKALKIYQQNFNLNVTGQLDDQTLQQIVRPRCGNADIVNGTSSMNSGKSSSFHTTGHFRTTAHYAFFPGRPFWPANRRDLTYGFLPANELSDEVKAVFTRAFEKWSAVTPLTFTQTDSFFSADIKIAFYSGDHGDGEPFDGVLGTLAHAFSPTNGRFHLDAAENWVVSGDVTTSSLSSAVDLESVAVHEIGHLLGLGHSSVEDAIMFPTISSRTRKVELANDDIDGIQSLYGSNPNFNGSATTSTTQERETSDGEARYLGSRWGLGVFLTVGFSFLFL